A part of Aegilops tauschii subsp. strangulata cultivar AL8/78 chromosome 2, Aet v6.0, whole genome shotgun sequence genomic DNA contains:
- the LOC141041220 gene encoding uncharacterized protein, with protein MGFIKEFMEVQAHGNTKLHVIHTNDLHKAATTIEQYERHLEFERHKIVGVDVEYTNDVGEDQKPALVQLSVGKDHPVLLFQLSATDKNCTRFDNFLADPRYTFAGFSIEGDIEMLGHVGLEIAHFVDIQKEWRVPTATKPLDSLGDVSGIHVHDYYNNMKKKLTNAEHQCWAHMPLSMRHIEYVAKDAYAAYEIWSRLTIIQEGLRRAKLEKEQTRKRARSCGDYDY; from the coding sequence ATGGGATTCATCAAGGAATTCATGGAGGTGCAGGCCCACGGCAACACCAAGTTGCACGTGATCCACACCAACGACTTGCACAAGGCGGCGACCACCATCGAGCAGTACGAGCGACACCTCGAATTCGAGCGCCACAAGATCGTCGGAGTTGATGTGGAGTACACCAACGACGTTGGCGAAGATCAGAAACCAGCCCTCGTCCAGCTCTCCGTCGGCAAGGATCATCCGGTGTTGCTCTTCCAACTGAGCGCCACCGACAAGAACTGCACCAGGTTCGACAACTTCCTCGCCGACCCTAGATACACGTTTGCTGGATTCTCCATCGAAGGCGACATAGAGATGCTCGGGCACGTCGGACTAGAGATCGCCCACTTCGTCGACATCCAGAAGGAATGGAGGGTGCCTACAGCTACCAAGCCTCTGGACTCCCTTGGGGATGTCTCAGGCATCCATGTCCACGACTACTACAACAACATGAAGAAGAAGCTCACCAACGCAGAGCACCAGTGCTGGGCGCACATGCCCCTTTCCATGAGGCACATCGAGTACGTGGCAAAAGATGCTTACGCTGCGTACGAGATATGGAGCCGCCTCACCATCATCCAGGAAGGCCTCCGCCGGGCAAAACTCGAGAAGGAGCAGACCAGGAAGCGCGCAAGGTCCTGCGGTGACTACGACTACTGA
- the LOC141041221 gene encoding uncharacterized protein has product MLQEDQLLQAMGFTREFMEVQAHGNTMLHLIHTNDLHKAMTTIEQYERNLQFERHKIFGVDVKYTNDHGEDQKPALVQLSVGKDHPVLLFQLSAADKNCTKFDNLLADPRYTFVGFSIDGDIEMLGRVGLEIAHFVDIQKEWRVPTTTKPLDSLGDVSGILVHDVELTNAERGRWACMPLSMRHIEYAAKDAYAAYEIWSRLTIIQEGLRRAKLDMEQTRKRARSCGDYDY; this is encoded by the coding sequence ATGTTGCAGGAGGACCAACTGCTCCAGGCCATGGGATTCACCAGGGAATTCATGGAGGTGCAGGCCCACGGCAACACAATGTTGCACCTGATCCACACCAACGACTTGCACAAGGCAATGACCACCATTGAGCAGTACGAGCGAAACCTCCAGTTCGAGCGCCACAAGATCTTCGGAGTTGATGTGAAGTACACCAACGACCATGGTGAAGATCAGAAACCCGCCCTCGTCCAGCTCTCCGTCGGCAAGGATCATCCGGTGCTGCTCTTCCAACTGAGCGCGGCCGACAAGAACTGCACCAAGTTCGACAACCTCCTCGCGGACCCCAGGTACACGTTTGTTGGCTTCTCCATCGACGGCGACATAGAGATGCTCGGCCGCGTCGGACTGGAGATCGCCCACTTCGTCGACATCCAGAAGGAATGGAGGGTGCCTACAACTACCAAGCCTCTGGACTCCCTTGGGGACGTCTCAGGCATCCTTGTCCACGACGTAGAGCTCACCAACGCAGAACGCGGCCGCTGGGCGTGCATGCCCCTGTCCATGAGGCACATCGAGTATGCGGCAAAGGACGCTTACGCTGCGTACGAGATATGGAGCCGCCTCACCATCATCCAGGAAGGGCTTCGCCGGGCAAAACTCGACATGGAGCAGACCAGGAAGCGTGCTAGGTCCTGTGGCGACTACGACTACTGA
- the LOC141041222 gene encoding uncharacterized protein, whose product MLQEDQLLQAMGFTREFMEVQAHGNTMLHLIHTNDLHKATTTIEQYERHLQFERHKIVGVDVKYTNDHGEDQKPALVQLSVSKDHPVLLFQLSAADKNCTKFDNFLADPRYTFVGFSIDGDIEMLGRVGLEIAHFVDIQKEWRVPTATKPLDSLGDVSGILVHDVELTNAERSR is encoded by the coding sequence ATGTTGCAGGAGGACCAACTGCTCCAGGCCATGGGATTCACCAGGGAATTCATGGAGGTGCAGGCCCATGGCAACACAATGTTGCACCTGATCCACACCAACGACTTGCACAAGGCAACGACCACCATTGAGCAGTACGAGCGACACCTCCAGTTCGAGCGCCACAAGATCGTCGGAGTTGATGTGAAGTACACCAACGACCATGGCGAAGATCAGAAACCCGCCCTCGTCCAGCTCTCCGTCAGCAAGGATCATCCGGTGCTGCTCTTCCAACTGAGCGCGGCCGACAAGAACTGCACCAAGTTCGACAACTTCCTCGCGGACCCCAGGTACACGTTTGTTGGCTTCTCCATCGACGGCGACATAGAGATGCTCGGCCGCGTTGGACTGGAGATCGCCCACTTCGTCGACATCCAGAAGGAATGGAGGGTGCCTACAGCTACCAAGCCTCTGGACTCCCTTGGGGACGTCTCAGGCATCCTTGTCCACGACGTAGAGCTCACCAACGCAGAACGCAGCCGCTAG
- the LOC141041223 gene encoding uncharacterized protein: MLQEDQLLQAMGFTREFMEVQAHGNTMLHLIHTNDLHKATTTIEQYEQHLQFERHKIVGVDVKYTNDHGEDQKPALVQLSVSKDHPVLLFQLSAADKNCTKFDNFLADPRYTFVGFSIDGDIEMLGRVGLEIAHFVDIQKEWRVPTATKPLDSLGDVSCILVHDVELTNAERSR, from the coding sequence ATGTTGCAGGAGGACCAacttctccaggccatgggatTCACCAGGGAATTCATGGAGGTGCAGGCCCACGGCAACACAATGTTGCACCTGATCCACACAAACGACTTGCACAAGGCAACGACCACCATTGAGCAGTACGAGCAACACCTCCAGTTCGAGCGCCACAAGATCGTCGGAGTTGATGTGAAGTACACCAACGACCATGGCGAAGATCAGAAACCCGCCCTCGTCCAGCTCTCCGTCAGCAAGGATCATCCGGTGCTGCTCTTCCAACTGAGCGCGGCCGACAAGAACTGCACCAAGTTCGACAACTTCCTCGCGGACCCCAGGTACACGTTTGTTGGCTTCTCCATCGACGGCGACATAGAGATGCTCGGCCGCGTTGGACTAGAGATCGCCCACTTCGTCGACATCCAGAAGGAATGGAGGGTGCCTACAGCTACCAAGCCTCTGGACTCCCTTGGGGACGTCTCATGCATCCTTGTCCACGATGTAGAGCTCACCAACGCAGAACGCAGCCGCTAG